From Carboxydocella sporoproducens DSM 16521, the proteins below share one genomic window:
- a CDS encoding efflux RND transporter periplasmic adaptor subunit, with product MKKGKLALIIGISLLVVAGAAWGWLGRNKTAATSQQASIAVRKGELQVTISGNGTIQPAASKSITTAVSGKISSINFQNGQQVKAGDLLFTITADSLAYDLARSRLELKQAELELANLKTQQRQLQITAPVSGYVTGVQVSTGQEIQKGMTLLTIEDRSKLKTKISFNEAQINQIKVGQKAEVTVTDLFTTLTGTVTEVDRNGRADSNGAKLYDVTVEITNPGSLSPGMKTQVTVQTAAGTETGLSAGTLAWADTTTVRALTGETVTKLLVDENSYVRKGQLLVSLSNDSLVSQIASQELRVEQARLALAQVEQQQAETKIYAPWDGIVYLSQASSTLSGSSNNSSATTSASNNGSGNLQVGDEVKSGQILATLLSPSLQVVVPVDETDIGKIYTGQKAEITVDAYPERKFAGTVTEIAAQGTVQNKVASFDVTLVLDDTTGLKAGMTANVEILVEDKKDALMLPIEAIIERGDRKFVRTEAGSLQAVETGLYNETMIEIKSGLKEGDRVVLPEVVRKNNSNQQPRFPGAGGPPGGMR from the coding sequence GTGAAGAAAGGAAAGTTGGCTTTAATCATCGGTATCAGTCTACTGGTAGTGGCAGGAGCGGCCTGGGGCTGGCTGGGCCGCAACAAAACAGCTGCCACCAGCCAGCAGGCAAGCATCGCTGTCCGGAAAGGCGAGTTACAAGTTACCATCAGCGGTAATGGCACCATTCAACCGGCAGCCAGTAAGAGTATTACCACGGCGGTCAGCGGGAAAATCAGCAGTATCAATTTCCAGAATGGTCAGCAGGTAAAAGCAGGGGACCTTTTGTTCACCATCACTGCCGATAGTCTGGCGTATGACCTGGCCCGCAGCCGCCTGGAACTAAAACAGGCGGAGCTGGAACTGGCCAACCTGAAAACCCAGCAACGGCAGCTGCAGATCACAGCTCCGGTCAGCGGATATGTGACAGGAGTTCAGGTAAGTACTGGACAGGAAATACAAAAAGGCATGACGTTATTGACTATTGAAGATCGCAGTAAACTGAAAACAAAAATATCCTTTAATGAAGCTCAGATTAACCAGATAAAGGTGGGGCAAAAAGCTGAAGTTACAGTTACCGATCTATTTACTACTTTAACAGGAACCGTAACCGAAGTCGACCGTAATGGTCGGGCCGATAGCAATGGCGCCAAACTCTATGATGTTACAGTTGAAATTACCAATCCAGGCTCTCTGTCCCCTGGAATGAAAACCCAGGTAACGGTTCAGACTGCGGCTGGAACGGAAACCGGATTGTCTGCCGGTACACTGGCCTGGGCTGATACCACTACCGTGAGGGCCTTAACCGGTGAGACGGTAACTAAACTGCTAGTGGATGAAAACAGCTATGTGCGGAAAGGACAGCTTTTGGTCAGCCTCAGCAATGACTCACTGGTTTCCCAGATCGCCAGTCAGGAATTGCGGGTAGAACAAGCCCGCCTGGCTTTGGCACAAGTGGAACAGCAACAGGCGGAAACGAAAATATACGCTCCCTGGGACGGAATTGTTTATTTAAGTCAGGCTAGTAGCACTTTAAGTGGAAGCAGCAATAACAGCTCTGCCACAACCAGTGCCAGCAATAATGGTAGTGGTAACTTGCAGGTTGGAGATGAGGTGAAAAGCGGGCAAATCCTAGCTACCCTGCTTAGCCCCAGCTTGCAGGTGGTAGTACCGGTAGATGAAACGGATATCGGCAAAATCTATACCGGTCAGAAAGCCGAAATCACTGTGGATGCCTATCCAGAGCGGAAATTTGCCGGCACTGTGACGGAAATTGCCGCTCAGGGTACGGTGCAGAACAAAGTGGCAAGTTTTGACGTGACTCTGGTCCTGGATGATACTACCGGGTTAAAAGCAGGGATGACTGCCAATGTGGAAATCCTGGTTGAGGATAAAAAGGATGCCCTGATGTTGCCAATTGAAGCTATCATCGAACGGGGCGACAGGAAGTTTGTCCGGACTGAGGCTGGCAGCTTGCAAGCGGTGGAAACAGGTCTGTATAATGAAACCATGATTGAAATCAAAAGCGGGCTGAAGGAAGGAGACCGGGTGGTCTTGCCAGAGGTAGTACGCAAGAACAATAGTAATCAGCAACCCCGCTTCCCGGGTGCTGGTGGGCCTCCGGGAGGGATGAGATAA